AAATTTATAACAGCGCTCAATGGAGTTACAAAGATTTACCAAAGCGTTATGCAGAATTTGGTACAGTTTATAGATACGAACAAAGTGGCGAATTACATGGTTTAACTCGTGTTAGAGGATTTACTCAAGATGATGCGCACCTTTTTTGTATGCCAGAACAATTAGACAAAGAATTTAAAGATGTTATTGATTTGGTTCTTTATGTATTTGGATCGTTAGGATTTGAAAACTTTACAGCACAAGTTTCTGTAAGGGATCCTGAAAATCCAGACAAATATATAGGTGATGTCGCAAATTGGGAGAAAGCAGAACAAGCCATTATTAATGCTGCCGAAGATAAAGGATTAGATTATGTTATAGAAACTGGTGAAGCTGCCTTTTATGGACCTAAGTTAGATTTCATGGTGAAAGATGCATTAGGGAGACGTTGGCAATTGGGAACAATTCAAGTAGATTATAACCTTCCTGAGCGTTTTGATTTGACATACAAAGGTAGTGACAATGAGCTACACAGACCAGTTATGATTCACCGTGCACCTTTTGGAAGTATGGAGCGTTTTGTGGCATTATTACTAGAACATACAGGTGGAAATTTCCCGCTTTGGCTCATGCCAGTGCAGACTATTATATTGTCAATTAGCGAGAAATATGAAAAATACTCTGAAAAAGTTTTAAATTTGCTAGAAAATGACGAAATTCGCGCCCTTGTAGACCATAGAAATGAAACTATAGGGAAGAAAATTCGTGAAGCAGAAATGCAGAAGCATCCTTATATGATTATTATAGGGGAACAAGAAGAAAAAGAAAATAAAATAACTGTGCGTAAGCATGGTGGAGAAGATTTAGGGATGATTTCAATAGAAGCATTCTCTGAAATTATAAAAACAGAAATAAAGAAAACGTTAAAATCGTTTTAAAAATAAGTCTAACTTAAAAACATAAAGTCATAGCAATACGTAGAAGAAGACAACCCAATAGAAGGGTAATACAAGAAGATAAACACAGGATTAACTCTAAAATTTCATCACCAAAAGTACGTCTAGTTGGAGAAAATGTTGAAATTGGTGTATATGATACTCGCGATGCATTAAAAATAGCAGAAGAGCAAGGATTTGATCTTGTAGAGATTTCTCCTAATGCCGATCCTCCTGTTTGTAAAGTTATGGACTATAAAAAGTTTCTTTACGAACAAAAGAAACGAGACAAGGCTATTAAGTCCAAGGCTACTAAGGTAATTGTTAAAGAAATTCGTTTTGGACCTCAAACTGATGACCATGATTACGAATTTAAAAAGAAGCATGCCGAAAAGTTTTTAAAAGAAGGTGCTAAATTAAAAGCATTTGTTTTCTTTAAAGGACGTTCTATTATTTTTAAAGAACAAGGACAAATTTTATTATTGCGTTTAGCGCAAGACCTTGAAGAATTAGGAAAAGTAGAGCAAATGCCAAGACTAGAGGGGAAACGTATGACTATGTTTATCACTCCAAAAAAATAATTAAAATATATCTTATATAAATAAGATGCTGAAATAAATTCAGCACAAAGTAATTAAGCGAAATAATTAAAACTAGGAGAAGAAAATGCCTAAAATGAAAACCAAATCTAGTGCCAAAAAACGTTTTAAGTTAACAGGTACTGGTAAGATTAAAAGAAAGCACGCTTTTAAGAGTCACATCTTAACAAAGAAATCGAAAAAGCGTAAGCTAGCTCTAACCCATGATGGCTTAGTCCACAAGGCAGATGAGAATAACATTAAAACAATGATGCGTTTAAAATAAACGTTTGTTTTAATCGGTTAAATTAAATTATAAACCCTGGAGTTAGGCAAAAAATAAAAAGTGTCTATTATTATAGATCGCCTACTACAAAAAAACAATTAAAATTATGCCAAGATCAGTAAATTCTGTAGCAAAAAGAGCCAGAAGAAAAAAGGTTCTTAAACAAGCAAAAGGTTACTTTGGACGTCGTAAAAACGTTTGGACAGTAGCAAAAAATGCGGTTGATAAAGCGATGCAATACTCGTACAGAGACCGTAGAAACAAAAAGAGAACATTCCGTGCTTTATGGATTACGCGTATTAACGCTGGAGCCAGAGAACATGGTTTATCATATTCTCAATTCATGGGGAAATTAAAAGCTAATGATATTGAATTAAACCGTAAGGTTTTAGCAGATTTAGCTATGAATAACCCAGAAGCTTTTAAAGCTGTAGTAAATAAAGTAAAATAAGGCGTTTCGCCTATTGTTAAACATATTATTCGCTTAATTAAAAAATCCGATTCGAAAGAGTCGGATTTTTTTATGTTCCAAAAACTGTAATAACAATATTTCGGCTACCTCCATAATTTCTATGCTCACATAAATAAACACCTTGCCAAATTCCTAAATTTAATTTTCCATTGGTAATTGGTATTTGTACTGAAGAACCAAGTAATGAAGATTTTATATGTGCAGGCATATCATCAGAGCCTTCATAAGTATGTTCGTAATAATCCGCATTTTCTGGAATCATAACATTAAAATGACTTTCAAAATCGCTTCTAACGGTATAGTCGGCGTTTTCGTTAATCGTTAAGCTTGCCGAAGTATGCTTAATAAATACTTGTAGCTGACCAATATTTATTTGACTAATCTCGGAAATTGCTTCCACAATAGTATCTGTTATTAAATGAAACCCTCTAGGAAATGCCTTTAATTTAATTTGCTTTTGAAAAAATTTCATGTTGTATTTACAATTTAGTTCCAATTTAAAAATTTCAAGATAATAATAACTATTTTTTCTTTTATAATGCGCAACCTTTTTAAATCTACTGTATCTAATATAAAAAACTAAAACTACAAGAAAGATGAAAAATTATATACTAATAGCCTTTTTTACTCTTATTACTTTTACAAACTGTAGCATTGATGGGAATGAGACTTCTGAAGTAATAACAAAAACGTATTGGCATTTAAGAAATGTTAGCGGTGGCATAGCAGGCGTTGACAATAACTTTAACCTTGACGAAATAATTTGGTCTTTTAATGAGCTAACTGGAAATTTAACAGTTACAAATAACAATACAGATGATACTGTTGAAGATGCTTTAGAATCTGGTAACTATTCCTTTTCTGTTACTACTGATAACACAAATAAGTACCTAATAATTAATGATAATGAATATGGTGGTTTATTATTTTCTGAAACTGAATTAATAATTGATCAAAACATAACATCAAGTGGATCTGGTGCAGATGGTTTTATTTACACCTTCCAAAGAGTACTCGTTATTGAAGATTAAAATTATGTTTTCTGCTTCTTTTTCTTTGCCGCAGGAAATAAGACATTGTTTAAAATAAGCCTGTATCCAGGAGATGTTGGATGCAAATCTAATTCGGTTTTTGCATCCCCTACTCTATGCTGATAATCTTCTGGATCATGGCCACCATAAAAAGTAAAAAAACCTTTTCCTTTTATACCGTGAATATATTTTGCTTCACCGTTAGATTTTGTTTCTCCTAGCACTAATACATTCGATTTTATTTCATCTCTAGTAAACGACGTGGTTTGTCCCATAAATCCTTTAACCAAAGCTGTATGATTTTGACATAACATGGTTGGAATAGGATCCCATTTTGCAGAAAATTCCATAAGAGAAAAATAGTCTACTGTTTTAGAAATCATCATTCGTTTTCTTGTCATATCTATAGAAGAAAACTCATAAACTGTAGGACTAGCTTCTAATCTATAATTAATAAATGCAAATGTTTTATTGTAATCTATTTTGTTTTGATACCCTGGATCACTTCCATCGCCATCAAACATAGGCTCACAAATATCAATACCTTCAGCTGATAGCGCAATATCAAAACTATCAGTAGCACTACACATTGCAAACATAAAACCACCACCAACAACATAGTTTCTAATTTTTAAAGCCACAGCTAGCTTCTCTTCCGAAACTTTAGTATAACCTAATTTTGTTGCTAAACCTTCAGCTTCTTTTTTTCTTTAATATACCATGATGCCGCTTTGTATGCGCCATAAAACTTCCCATATTGTCCTGTAAAATCTTCATGATGCAGGTGTAACCAATCATAAAGTAGCAAGGCATCATTTAAAACTTCTTCATCATAAACAGTCTCGTAAGGTATTTCAGCATACTTTAAAACCATAGTTACTGCATCGTCCCAAGGCTGTTTGCCTGATGGCGTGTACACAGCAATTTTAGGTGCTTTTTCTAAAACTACAGCTTCCATATTTTTACTTGGACTACTTATTTCTTCTAAAATATTTTCGGCTTTAGCATTAGAAATAACTTCAAATGAGACTCCTCTAATTTGGCATTCTCTCTGAATAATATCAGTATCCGGCAACAGAAAAGAACCACCTCTGTAATTAAGTAACCATTTAACTTTTAATTCTTTACTAAGTGTCCAATAAGTTATTCCATAAGCTTTTAAATGATTATTTTGACCTTCTACATCCATTGGGATAAGTACATAGGAAGCGTAGGTTTTAAAACCAAAACAAATAAATAGTAATGTGATGAATATCTTTTTCAATTGAGGCTATACTTTATGTGATTTCACAGTCGTTCCTTCTTCGAAATGACTAAGAAATTATAATTACTGATTTTGAAAGATACTTAAAAAATAGTTTTATGTAATAGTGTTTAACAGGAGTTTAGTTATTAAAATGGGACATCATTATCGTCATCATCATTAAAAGAACTACCAAAAGCTTGATCTGGACTTGCTTTAAAGTTATCAGCTTTAAACGTATCATCATTAGCAGCAGCATTCATTTTAGAATGAAACTCGAAAGGCGAATCAAAATCGTCCAAATTATCAAACTTACCTAAGTTTCCAATGAACTTTAAACGAATATTTTCCAAACC
The nucleotide sequence above comes from Flavobacteriaceae bacterium HL-DH10. Encoded proteins:
- the rplT gene encoding 50S ribosomal protein L20 gives rise to the protein MPRSVNSVAKRARRKKVLKQAKGYFGRRKNVWTVAKNAVDKAMQYSYRDRRNKKRTFRALWITRINAGAREHGLSYSQFMGKLKANDIELNRKVLADLAMNNPEAFKAVVNKVK
- the infC gene encoding translation initiation factor IF-3 → MQEDKHRINSKISSPKVRLVGENVEIGVYDTRDALKIAEEQGFDLVEISPNADPPVCKVMDYKKFLYEQKKRDKAIKSKATKVIVKEIRFGPQTDDHDYEFKKKHAEKFLKEGAKLKAFVFFKGRSIIFKEQGQILLLRLAQDLEELGKVEQMPRLEGKRMTMFITPKK
- the rpmI gene encoding 50S ribosomal protein L35 — its product is MPKMKTKSSAKKRFKLTGTGKIKRKHAFKSHILTKKSKKRKLALTHDGLVHKADENNIKTMMRLK
- a CDS encoding secondary thiamine-phosphate synthase enzyme YjbQ — protein: MKFFQKQIKLKAFPRGFHLITDTIVEAISEISQINIGQLQVFIKHTSASLTINENADYTVRSDFESHFNVMIPENADYYEHTYEGSDDMPAHIKSSLLGSSVQIPITNGKLNLGIWQGVYLCEHRNYGGSRNIVITVFGT